Proteins from a single region of Mytilus trossulus isolate FHL-02 chromosome 2, PNRI_Mtr1.1.1.hap1, whole genome shotgun sequence:
- the LOC134708302 gene encoding transcription intermediary factor 1-beta-like, producing MSSKLTVCGVCEYRNINKPSVVWCSECDEGLCEECKDHHAASKGSRNHGTVLISEYQKLPSSILETTQTCSKHDDKYVIFCKKHDTPCCRRCVTENHNECKEIDVIDDVIKNVKSSNAFLEIEQILAELSENLQRIRKDRQENMKSLMENRAKIEKEVQKTRSLIDNHLDKLQESLIKELYAAEETESTKIKDIISAIQENERKISESQTTFDKIKQHASDLQTFLALKHFQRDVRNNEQFLESLIKGDEMNHVSISWKNGKDVEILPTQIKNIGTIILDTRSSDTTLTNRKNKQAQILMHITHVPTIEDIRLTLRQTVKTLGNDVNGCSLLPDGKMIFSCYGSDKIHIFETDGTLDLTLDTKMCTSP from the coding sequence atGTCGAGTAAATTGACTGTTTGTGGTGTATGTGAGTACCGTAACATCAACAAACCCTCAGTGGTCTGGTGTTCAGAATGTGACGAAGGACTTTGTGAAGAATGTAAAGACCATCATGCAGCTTCAAAAGGGTCCCGAAACCATGGTACTGTTCTAATCTCCGAGTACCAGAAATTGCCTTCAAGTATATTGGAAACTACccaaacatgttcaaaacacgATGACAAATACGTTATATTTTGTAAGAAGCATGATACCCCATGCTGCAGACGATGTGTTACTGAAAACCATAACGAATGTAAAGAGATAGATGTAATAGATGACGtcatcaaaaatgttaaatcatcAAATGCATTCTTGGAGATAGAACAAATACTGGCAGAACTTTCCGAAAATTTGCAGCGAATAAGAAAAGATCGgcaagaaaacatgaaaagtcTGATGGAGAATAGggcaaaaatagaaaaagaagttCAGAAGACACGAAGTTTGATTGACAATCATCTAGATAAGTTACAGGAAAGTCTGATAAAAGAGTTGTATGCCGCTGAGGAAACAGAAAGcacaaaaattaaagacataATATCAGCCATACAAGAGAATGAAAGAAAGATTTCAGAAAGCCAAACTACTTTTGATAAGATAAAACAGCATGCTTCAGACCTGCAGACATTCTTAGCTTTGAAACACTTCCAACGAGATGTCAGGAACAACGAACAATTTCTAGAATCTTTAATAAAGGGAGATGAAATGAACCATGTATCCATATCTTGGAAAAACGGAAAAGATGTTGAGATTTTACCTACCCAAATCAAGAATATCGGAACCATAATACTGGATACCAGGTCAAGTGATACAACATTGACAAACAGGAAGAACAAACAAGCACAGATACTGATGCATATTACACATGTTCCTACAATTGAGGATATCAGACTTACTTTAAGACAGACCGTGAAAACACTTGGAAATGATGTAAATGGTTGCTCCTTACTACCTGATggtaaaatgattttttcttGCTATGGAAGTGATAAAATTCATATCTTCGAAACCGACGGTACTTTAGATTTAACACTGgatacaaaaatgtgtacatCTCCTTAA